CTCAAGTGCGTGATCGTCGATGCCCGGCTGCGCGACATCGAGCCGATGGCGTTCGATTTCGTGATGAATTTCGCGAAGGACAACAATCTCGTCGTCACCGAGGCGTGCGAGTTGCCCGATTACAGCAAGGCGCAAAAATAAGGTTCAACGCAGGAAACCGTGGAGGGTTTTCGAGTGATTGCATAATCTGACACCTGATTCTAAGGATGTCGGAGGAAGCAATTGCTCGATCGAAAGGCACTTCAGGCACTGGGCTGCTGGACCGGCTACCGGTTGGAACGGGTGGAGTGGCCGCAAGGAGAAGAGCGCACGCTATCGCTGTATCTGAAGCCGGTCAGCAAGGTCATGTACTGCGAGCAATGCGGGGCGCGCTGCCAGCAGATCCACGAGACGACCGTTCGTCGAGTGCGCGATCTGCCGCTGTTCGAATACCGGGTGGTGTTGCATGTGCCTCGTCGCCGGGTCTGGTGTGAGCACTGCGGTGGCCCGCGACTGGAGAAGCTGGCGTGGCTGGGCCGCTACCAGCGCGTGACGGAGCGGTTCGCCAAGGCCTGCGAGAAGCTGCTACAAGCGGCCAGCGTGCAAGCGGTCGCAGCCTTCTACGAGTTGGGTTGGCACACGGTGAAATCGATCGACAAGATGCGCTTGCGAGCGCGCGTGGCCGAGCCGGACTGGTCGACGATCCGCTATCTGGCGATGGACGAGTTCGCGCTCCATAAAGGCCATCGCTACGCCACGGTGGTGGTCGATCCGATCGGCCGGCAGGTGCTCTGGGTCGGACCAGGACGCTCACGGGAAACGGCGCGAGCCTTCTTCGAACAACTCCCTGAAGGCGTGGCCGAGCGTATCGAAGCGGTTGCGATCGACATGACCACGGCCTACGAGTTGGAGATCAAGGAGCAGTGCCCGCAGGCGGAAATCGTCTTCGACCTGTACCACGTCGTGGCCAAGTACGGGCGCGAAGTGATCGACCGGGTACGGGTGGATCAGGCCAATCAACTCCGACATGACAAGCCGGCGCGGAAGGTCCTGAAGTCCAGTCGTTGGCTGCTGCTGCGCAACCGCCACAATCTGAAGCCGGATCAGGCCGTGCACCTGAAGGAGTTACTGGCCGCCAATCAGTCGCTGTTATGCGTCTACGTGCTGCGCGACGAACTCAAACGGCTCTGGTTCTACCGAAAGCCAGCCTGGGCGGAAAAGGCCTGGGGGCAATGGTTCGAGCAGGCTCAGCAAAGCGGGATTGCCGCCCTACAAAAGTTCGCCCAGCGCTTGCAGGGGTACTGGCACGGAATCGTGACTCGCTGTCGTCATCCGCTCAACACCAGCGTCGTTGAAGGCATCAACAACACCATCAAGGTCATCAAGCGCAGGGCTTATGGGTACCGCGACGAGGAGTACTTCTTCCTCAAGATCCGCGCCGCATTCCCCGGAATTCCACGATGAACCAAAAATAAGCGGCGCGGCTGCGTTTCGGCGACGAGGCGGGGCTGGGCGCGCGACGCATGCGGGCGTGAATGCGGTCGCCGGCGATCGAGCGGCGCGAATCGCGGCGAAGCGCGCGCGAGCCTCGCCAGAGGCAAAACTCGCAAGAATCCCCAAGCAAAAAGCCCGCGTGAAGCGGGCTTTTTGTCGATCGCAGAGGAAACAGGGCGCCCGCCTCGCGGGCGCGCCGGATCTTTACTGCGCGGCTTGTGCCTGCAGGCCCTTGACGGCTGCAGAGAGGCGGCTCTTGTGGCGAGCGGCCTTGTTCTTGTGAACGATCTTCTTGTCGGCGATCGTGTCGATCGTCTTCGTCGCGGCCTTGAAGAGCTCGGCGGCCTTCGCCTGATCGCCGGCGTCGATCGCCTTGCGGACGGCCTTGATCGCGGTACGGAATTTCGAGCGCAGCGCCGAGTTGTGCGAGTTTGCCTTCGCTGCCTGACGGGCGCGCTTGCGTGCTTGTGCGGAGTTAGCCATGACGGTTCCTTATCCTGTCCTGTTCCCAGAGCTTGGAGCCTGACGGCCAAGCGCTGCTTTTCGATCCGACTTCCGGGAGCGATTGCCCGGAAGCGCAAAAAAACGTGGGTTTTAACCGAGGCCGGCCGACGCGCTTGATCGTGAAACGACGCTTGGGCGACGCACGAAACGCTACGAAACGCGTATGACAGGCTCAGAAACCGGCAATTATAACAACAAAATCAAGCGAGTGGCAAGAAAAAGCCGCGTCTGCCGGATCGTCGGCGGCGGGCACGCCTGTTCCGACATGCCGACGCCGGCGCACCCGTGAACGGTCGCCTCATGCCGGTACGCCGATGCCGATATGCCGCTTTTGCTCGACCGGATCGGTTGCCGCCGCCCGAGGTCCGTATAATAAGCGCCCCATGAATCTATTCCGAGCCCTGCTGACGGTCAGCGGCTTCACGCTGCTGTCGCGCGTGACCGGACTGGCCCGTGAGACGCTGATCGCCCGTGCGTTCGGCGCCAGTCAATTCACAGACGCGTTCTACGTCGCATTCCGCATTCCGAACCTGCTGCGCCGGCTGTCCGCCGAAGGCGCGTTCTCGCAGGCGTTCGTGCCGATTCTCGCCGAGTTCAAGAATCAGAAAGGGCACGATGCAACGAAAGCGCTCGTCGACGCGATGTCGACCGTGCTCGCGTGGGCGCTCGCGTTCCTGTCGCTCGCCGGGATCGCCGGCGCGTCGTGGGTCGTGTTCGTCGTCGCATCGGGGCTGCGCACGGACGGGCAGGCATTTCCGCTCGCCGTCGCGATGACGCAGATCATGTTCCCGTACATCGTGTTCATTTCGCTGACGACGCTCGCGTCCGGCGTGCTCAACACGTACAAGAGCTTTTCGCTGCCGGCGTTCGCGCCCGTGCTGCTGAACGTCGCGTTCATCGCCGCCGCCGTGTTCGTCGCGCCGCATCTGAAGGTGCCCGTCTACGCGCTCGCCTGGGCGGTGATCGCGGGCGGCGTCCTGCAGTTCGCGGCGCAGTTGCCGGGCTTGAAGAAGATCGACATGGTGCCTTCGATCGGCGTGAATCCGATGCGCGCGCTCGCGCATCCGGGCGTAAAGCGCGTGCTCGCGAAGATGGTGCCCGCGACGTTCGCGGTGTCGGTCGCGCAGCTGTCGCTGATCATCAATACGAACATCGCGTCGCGGCTCGGGCAGGGCGCCGTGTCGTGGATCAATTACGCGGACCGGCTGATGGAATTCCCGACCGCGCTCCTCGGCGTCGCGCTCGGCACGATCCTGCTGCCGAGCCTGTCGAAGGCGCACGTCGATGCCGATTCGACCGAGTATTCGGCGCTCCTCGACTGGGGGTTGCGGGTCACGTTCCTGCTGGCCGCGCCGAGCGCGCTCGCGCTCTTCTTCTTCGCCGAGCCGCTGACGGCGACGCTCTTCAACTACGGCAAGTTCGACGCGCATACGGTCACGATGGTCGCGCGCGCGCTCGCGACGTACGGAATCGGCCTCGTCGGCATCATCCTCATCAAGATCCTCGCGCCCGGCTTCTACGCGAAGCAAGACATCAAGACGCCCGTGAAGATCGCGGTCGGCGTGCTCGTCGTCACGCAGCTGTCGAACTACGTGTTCGTGCCGATCATCGGCCATGCGGGGCTCACGCTGAGCATCGGCGTCGGCGCGTGCCTGAACTCGCTGCTCCTGTTCATTGGTTTGCGCCGCCGCGGCATCTACCAGCCGTCGCCCGGCTGGCTGCGCTTCTTCGTGCAGCTCGCGGGCGCGTCGCTCGTGCTCGCCGGCGTGATGCACTGGCTCGCGATCAACTTCGACTGGACCGCGATGCGCGCGGCGCCGCTCGATCGGATCGCGTTGATGGCCGCCTGCCTCGTTCTGTTCGCTGCACTATATTTCGGTATGTTGTGGCTGATGGGTTTCAAATACGCATACTTCAGACGGCGCGCCAAGTAACGGACCCCAATGACTCGCGTTCTCGACTATTTCAGTTCGCTCGTCGCCGAAGACGATGGCTTGCCGCTCACCGAGGCGGCGCTGTCGCTCGCGCAGGACGCCTATCCCGACGTGGACCTGCAAGGCGTGCTCGCGGAGCTCGACGCGCTCGCCGCGCGGCTCGCGAGGCGGCTGCCGGACGGCGCCGGCGCGAGCGACAAGCTCGCGCTCCTGAACGACTTCTTCTTCCGCGAACTCGGCTTCGCGTGCAACCACAACGACTACTACGATCCGGACAACAGCTACCTGAACATGGTGCTCAAGCGCCGTCGCGGGATTCCGATCACGCTCGCGGTGCTGTATCTGGAACTGGCCGAGCAGGTCGGCGTGCCGGCGCGCGGCGTGTCGTTTCCCGGCCATTTCCTGCTGCGCATCGCGCTGCCGGACGGCGATTCGATCCTCGATCCCACGACGGGGCGCTCGCTGTCGGAATCGGAGCTCGTCGAGATGCTCGAACCGTATGTCGCGCACGCCGGCGGCGGCACGGCGAGCGTGCTGCGCGCGCTGCTGCAGCCGGCGACGGAGCGCGAGATCGTCGCGCGAATGCTGAACAACCTGAAGGCCGTCTATCTGCAGACGGAACGCTGGCAGCGGCTGCTCGGCGTGCAGGAGCGGCTCGTGATCCTGCTGCCCGGGCAGCTCGACGAAGTGCGCGACCGCGGCTTCGCGTACGCGCGTCTCGACTACCTGCGCCCCGCGCTCGAGGATCTGGAGACGTATCTCGGCGAGCGTCCCGACGCGGCCGAT
Above is a window of Burkholderia thailandensis E264 DNA encoding:
- a CDS encoding ISL3 family transposase yields the protein MLDRKALQALGCWTGYRLERVEWPQGEERTLSLYLKPVSKVMYCEQCGARCQQIHETTVRRVRDLPLFEYRVVLHVPRRRVWCEHCGGPRLEKLAWLGRYQRVTERFAKACEKLLQAASVQAVAAFYELGWHTVKSIDKMRLRARVAEPDWSTIRYLAMDEFALHKGHRYATVVVDPIGRQVLWVGPGRSRETARAFFEQLPEGVAERIEAVAIDMTTAYELEIKEQCPQAEIVFDLYHVVAKYGREVIDRVRVDQANQLRHDKPARKVLKSSRWLLLRNRHNLKPDQAVHLKELLAANQSLLCVYVLRDELKRLWFYRKPAWAEKAWGQWFEQAQQSGIAALQKFAQRLQGYWHGIVTRCRHPLNTSVVEGINNTIKVIKRRAYGYRDEEYFFLKIRAAFPGIPR
- the murJ gene encoding murein biosynthesis integral membrane protein MurJ, yielding MNLFRALLTVSGFTLLSRVTGLARETLIARAFGASQFTDAFYVAFRIPNLLRRLSAEGAFSQAFVPILAEFKNQKGHDATKALVDAMSTVLAWALAFLSLAGIAGASWVVFVVASGLRTDGQAFPLAVAMTQIMFPYIVFISLTTLASGVLNTYKSFSLPAFAPVLLNVAFIAAAVFVAPHLKVPVYALAWAVIAGGVLQFAAQLPGLKKIDMVPSIGVNPMRALAHPGVKRVLAKMVPATFAVSVAQLSLIINTNIASRLGQGAVSWINYADRLMEFPTALLGVALGTILLPSLSKAHVDADSTEYSALLDWGLRVTFLLAAPSALALFFFAEPLTATLFNYGKFDAHTVTMVARALATYGIGLVGIILIKILAPGFYAKQDIKTPVKIAVGVLVVTQLSNYVFVPIIGHAGLTLSIGVGACLNSLLLFIGLRRRGIYQPSPGWLRFFVQLAGASLVLAGVMHWLAINFDWTAMRAAPLDRIALMAACLVLFAALYFGMLWLMGFKYAYFRRRAK
- the rpsT gene encoding 30S ribosomal protein S20 is translated as MANSAQARKRARQAAKANSHNSALRSKFRTAIKAVRKAIDAGDQAKAAELFKAATKTIDTIADKKIVHKNKAARHKSRLSAAVKGLQAQAAQ
- a CDS encoding SirB1 family protein, with the protein product MTRVLDYFSSLVAEDDGLPLTEAALSLAQDAYPDVDLQGVLAELDALAARLARRLPDGAGASDKLALLNDFFFRELGFACNHNDYYDPDNSYLNMVLKRRRGIPITLAVLYLELAEQVGVPARGVSFPGHFLLRIALPDGDSILDPTTGRSLSESELVEMLEPYVAHAGGGTASVLRALLQPATEREIVARMLNNLKAVYLQTERWQRLLGVQERLVILLPGQLDEVRDRGFAYARLDYLRPALEDLETYLGERPDAADATVVEAQVSELRQRMQRDDDD